A region of the bacterium genome:
GTACTTCTTTTTCAGCCCGGCGAGTCTTTTAAGGTCGGCGAGGTCGCCGTCCATGCTGAAGACCGATTCGGTGACGATGAAGACGTTTTCAAAATCACCGCGGGAGGCGTCGAGTATCTTTTCGAGCGCCTCGTAGCCGAGGTGAGGGTAGCGCCGGAACTTAGCGCCCGAAAGGAGCATTCCGTCGATTATAGAGGCGTGGTTCAGCTTGTCGCAGAGTATAAGGTCTTTGGGACCAGCGAGGGCGGGGAGCATGCCGACGTTGGCGTGGTAGCCGCTGTTGAAAACCAGCGCCGAGCGTCCCCCGTAAAGGGCTCCGAGGCGCGCCTCAAGCTCTTTGTAGGCGGGATGGTTTCCCGTGAGGAGGCGGGAGGAGGAGGCCGAGAGCGCGAATTTGCGGTCGATCGGGTTTGCGGCGAGCGGCCGATAGAACTCTTCGATAAGTTCGGGGCGCGCGCCGAGGCCGAGGTAGTCATTGGAGGAGAGGTTGAGGTATTTTTTTCCTTCCCAGAGGGCGAACTTGCCTATTGGCTCGATATTCTTCAGCTCGCGCAGGTTCCCGCTCGCTTCGAGCCCGCTGAGCCTTGCTTTTATGCGCTCCCCGAAGTTCAACGTTTCCCGCCTTCGGCGACGGGGGTGAAACCGAGCTGGCTTATCATCTCAAGGTCGGCCTTTACGTCCCTGCCTACGGTGGTAAGGAAGTTTCCGATCATCATCCCGTCCGCGCCCGCGAAGAATATCCAGCTGTAGAGGTCCCGGAGGTTACGGTCCCTGCCCGCGCAGACGCGGATGGTCGCCCCCGGCAGGAGGAAGCGGAAGACTGCGATTATCTTCAGCGCTTCGAGCGGGGCGAGGGGCGGCATTCCCTCCATGCGGGTTCCTTTTACCGGGACGAGGAAATTGACGGGGACGCTGTCCACCCCAAGGTCCCGGAGGGTAAGCGCCATCTCAACCCTTTGCGCCCTGGATTCGCCGAGTCCGAAGATTCCCCCGGAGCAGACGGAGAGACCGGCGTTCCTGGCCGCCCTTACCGTGGCAACGTCATCCTCGTAGTCGTGGGTGGTGCAGATCTTCGGAAAAAAGCTCCTCGCCGTCTCCAGGTTGTGGTGAAACCTGGTGAGGCCGGAGGCTTTGAGCTTTTTCAGGGTATTTTCGGACATTATGCCGAGACTGGCGCAAGGGGCGAGCTTGCCGCGCCTGCTTATGGAACTTACGGCTTCGCAGATGGCGTCGAGTTCCGGTCCTTCCTTTACTCCCGTGCCGCTGGTTATTATGCCGAAGCGGTTGGTGGAAAAACCCTCCGCCTCCTGCGCGGCGGCGGTGAGTTCGGCGGGAGATTTCAGCGGGTAGACGGGAGAAGCGGTGCGGTGGTGGGCGGACTGGGTGCAAAAGGCGCAGTTCTCCGGGCACCTTCCGCTCTTGGCGTTCACTATCGAGCAAAGCTCCACGGCGCGGCCCTTATTTGCCCTGGCGATGCGGTTGGCGGAGGAAAAGAGTTCGTAAACGTCCGCGCCTTCGAGCTCGAAAAGGCGAAGACCTTCCTCCCCGGTCGCCTCTTCGCCTGAAAGCAACCGCTCTTCGAGGGCCGAAATCCAATTCAGCATTTTTAATTCTCCGAAAAATGACCGGCGTTTTTAGCCATACTAAAAAAACGCCCGCGAGTTGTCAACCTGAATCGACTACGGGTTTACGAGTGGGCGCAACGTGCAATTTGCGAAGGTTGTGATATAAGTTTTTCAGAGGCTTTGTCCCTGTGGCGGTTCCTTCGTGAACCACTGGAGTTTGAGATGAAAAGATGCGCAGCATTCCTGATAGTCCTCTTCCTTTCGGTTCCCTCCCTTGCCGTCATGGGCGGCGGAGGCGCTACTCCCTGCGGCGCGCCGATGGGCATGATGCAGATGATGGAGATGGGCGACCCTATGATGATGAAGGCGGTGGGACCGTCGCTAATGGCCGGATGCCACGCGGATTTTGAAGCTCTGGGGGTAAAGGCCGAGGTGAGGGAAATCATCGAGGAAAAGCGCTTCGAGCTTCAAAAGGAGATGATACGGGCCTCGGCGGATCTTCGCGTGCTGGAGATGGAGCTGTCGAGGATGCTTGAAAAGCGCGGTTTCGATTTCGAGGCGGCGTTGAAAAAACAAAAGGAGCTCGGCAGCTTCGAGGCGAAGATTCGCAAGGCGCATCTGGAATTTCTGCAGTTTCTCTCAACGAAGCTCGACGACGGGACGTGGAAAAAACTGAAGGCGCACATTGACAGGAGCATGTCTGGTTTCATGAGGGACAAAGACTCCATGCCCTCTCAGGGCCGGACAATGATGATGGAAAAGATGGGCGACATGGGGGGCATGGGCTCCATGATGATGGACAAAGGCGCCCAGCCGGAAGTCAAACCCGGTGAAAGCAAAATGGAATCTCCCCCGATGGATATGAAGATGGACATGAAGATGGATGGGAAGTAAGGGCGAACAGGCCCGAGGCGGAAGAATTCATAGCCCCGCGACTTCCTCGCGGGGCTTTTCCGTCATGAAAATAAAACAGCCGTTTTTTAGAGGCATGGCGTATGGCGTCGCCGGAAATACGAATTATCCTCGGGAAAAGTCAGTCCGCCAATAAATAATTCTTGAAAATCCGCCTATTACCTATTACAAAATAACCGGTTCGAGAAGACGGCGGCCATACCCGGCTCCCGGCGAAGCCCCCGAAGGGTTGAAGGATTGCCCGAGGGGCGCTGCTCGGGGCTGAAACGTTGTTTTGCATCGCGGCCGGACGGACGCGGAACCAAAGCTTTTAAACAGGCGAACCCGGCCCCGGGGGGAGGGGGGGGTTCAAAACGCCATTTCCCGCTGAAGCGGCGAATTTTGTTTTCCGATGTTCAAGGACGCTTTCCTCTTGTCTTCCGGCAGGTTGCAAAAAAGCGCGGTTAAAAAGCCGGTGATGATACTGTATACGGGGTCTTTAAATTTCACGATTGTGTTGCCCGGAGGCGGGCTGATGTCGTATAAGGCTCGCTCTTATTTCAAATGGCGCATTAACCGGGAGCCCGTTTTAAAGTGAAATTCATGTAACGGCCAGGCTCCCTTGGCTTCTCTAAATGGAGGAAATTCATGGACGGAATTTTAAGTTTGGCGCGGCGTAGCGCTTCCCAGTTCAAGCTGGCGTTCTTCGCGGTGCTGATGGCGCTGGCGGGGAACACGGCCTTCGCCAGCGAGGCGGATCTCAAGATCCCCGAACTCGGCGGCAACTTCATGGGCATGACGGGCCACAGCCTCCTGCTCATCGGCCTCTTCATCTGCCTGGGCGGCATTCTTTTCGGCCTCTTCCAGTACATGCAGATAAAGAACCTACCCGTTCACAAGGCGATGCTTGAGATCTCCGAACTGATCTACGAGACCTGCAAGACCTACCTCATCACCCAGATCAAGTTCATCGCAGTCCTCTGGGTCTTCATCGCGATCATCATGGTCGCCTACTTCAAGTTCCTGGCCCACACGCCGATGAGCTGGGCACAGGTCATCGTTGTCCTTCTCTTCTCCATCGTCGGCATCCTCGGCAGCGTCGCGGTCGCATGGTTCGGCATCCGCATCAACACCTTCGCCAACTCCCGCACCGCTTTCTCCTCCCTCGGCGGCAAGCCCTTTCCCACTATGGCCATCCCGCTGAAGGCAGGCATGTCCATCGGCATGCTCCTCATTTCCGTCGAGCTTCTCCTGATGCTCGCGATTCTGCTCTTCATCCCCGGTGACTCCGCCGGACCCTGCTTCATCGGCTTCGCCATCGGCGAGTCCCTCGGCGCCGCCGCTCTCCGCATCGCGGGCGGTATCTTCACCAAGATCGCCGACATCGGCTCCGACCTTATGAAGATCGTCTTCAAGATCAAAGAAGACGACGCGCGTAACCCCGGCGTCATCGCCGACTGCGTCGGCGACAACGCCGGCGACTCGGTAGGCCCCACCGCCGACGGTTTCGAGACCTACGGCGTCACGGGCGTCGCGCTCATCACCTTCATCCTTCTCGCCGTTCCGGACGTAAAGATTCAGGTTGCCCTTCTGGTCTGGATCTTCGTCATGCGCGTCGGCATGGTCGTGACCTCCGCCCTTTCCTATTACATCAACCTCGCCTGGGCGAAGGCCAAGTACGGAGAAGCCAAGAAGTTCGACTTTGAAATGCCGCTCACCACCCTGGTGTGGCTTACCTCCATCATCTCCATCATCGTCACCTACGCGCTTTCCAGCTCGCTCATCGGCGACCTGCCGAACGGCATGTGGTGGAAGCTCGCGACGATCATCACCTGCGGCACCTCCGCGGGCGCTCTGATACCCGAACTGGTCAAGGTCTTCACCTCCACCAAGTCCGGCCACGTCAAGGAAGTCGTCACCGCCTCCAAGGAGGGCGGCGCCTCCCTCAACATCATCAGCGGCCTCGTCGCCGGTTACTTCTCAGCCTACTGGATCGGTCTTTGCATCGTCCTCCTGATGGCCGTCGCCTGGTACTTCAGCACCATGGGCCTCGGCGCCCTGATGGCCGCCCCGGCGATCTTCGCCTTCGGCCTCGTGGCTTTCGGCTTCCTCGGCATGGGTCCCGTCACCATCGCGGTCGACTCCTACGGTCCCGTCACCGACAACGCCCAGTCCGTCTACGAGCTCTCCACCATCGAGTCGCTCCCGAACATCGAAAAGGAAATCGAGAGAGATTTCGGCTTCAAGCCCGACTTTGAGGAAGCCAAGATGGTCCTCGAAGAGA
Encoded here:
- a CDS encoding 8-amino-7-oxononanoate synthase, which produces MNFGERIKARLSGLEASGNLRELKNIEPIGKFALWEGKKYLNLSSNDYLGLGARPELIEEFYRPLAANPIDRKFALSASSSRLLTGNHPAYKELEARLGALYGGRSALVFNSGYHANVGMLPALAGPKDLILCDKLNHASIIDGMLLSGAKFRRYPHLGYEALEKILDASRGDFENVFIVTESVFSMDGDLADLKRLAGLKKKYGAVLIVDEAHAVGVFGENGLGLCEAQGVLTEIDIIIGTFGKALCSAGAYGIMSPEVRDFLVNAMRPLIFTTGLPPVSVAWSGFVLDKAAAMKEERERLSRLSAKLREGLARAGHKTLGDSQIVPLVVGENRPALALAERLREAGLLVFAIRPPTVPKNTARLRFSLTSALDDSDIAQVLAAL
- the bioB gene encoding biotin synthase BioB, coding for MLNWISALEERLLSGEEATGEEGLRLFELEGADVYELFSSANRIARANKGRAVELCSIVNAKSGRCPENCAFCTQSAHHRTASPVYPLKSPAELTAAAQEAEGFSTNRFGIITSGTGVKEGPELDAICEAVSSISRRGKLAPCASLGIMSENTLKKLKASGLTRFHHNLETARSFFPKICTTHDYEDDVATVRAARNAGLSVCSGGIFGLGESRAQRVEMALTLRDLGVDSVPVNFLVPVKGTRMEGMPPLAPLEALKIIAVFRFLLPGATIRVCAGRDRNLRDLYSWIFFAGADGMMIGNFLTTVGRDVKADLEMISQLGFTPVAEGGKR
- a CDS encoding sodium-translocating pyrophosphatase, yielding MDGILSLARRSASQFKLAFFAVLMALAGNTAFASEADLKIPELGGNFMGMTGHSLLLIGLFICLGGILFGLFQYMQIKNLPVHKAMLEISELIYETCKTYLITQIKFIAVLWVFIAIIMVAYFKFLAHTPMSWAQVIVVLLFSIVGILGSVAVAWFGIRINTFANSRTAFSSLGGKPFPTMAIPLKAGMSIGMLLISVELLLMLAILLFIPGDSAGPCFIGFAIGESLGAAALRIAGGIFTKIADIGSDLMKIVFKIKEDDARNPGVIADCVGDNAGDSVGPTADGFETYGVTGVALITFILLAVPDVKIQVALLVWIFVMRVGMVVTSALSYYINLAWAKAKYGEAKKFDFEMPLTTLVWLTSIISIIVTYALSSSLIGDLPNGMWWKLATIITCGTSAGALIPELVKVFTSTKSGHVKEVVTASKEGGASLNIISGLVAGYFSAYWIGLCIVLLMAVAWYFSTMGLGALMAAPAIFAFGLVAFGFLGMGPVTIAVDSYGPVTDNAQSVYELSTIESLPNIEKEIERDFGFKPDFEEAKMVLEENDGAGNTFKATAKPVLIGTAVVGATTLIFSIIQVLSAKYGSVVPNIQGEMAVQEGLSLLNPLFLLGLVTGGAIIFWFSGAACQAVATGAYRAVEFIKDNINLDTGSEKASVEDSKKVVEICTQYAQKGMFNIFLAVFFSTLAFACVNHYFFIGYLISIAIFGLYQAIFMADAGGAWDNAKKLVETELNMKGTTLHDACVVGDTVGDPFKDTSSVALNPVIKFTTLFGLLAVELAITLDPGTALTAAVVFFVISTVFVWRSFYGMRIPVIEGK